One genomic segment of Bradyrhizobium prioriisuperbiae includes these proteins:
- a CDS encoding autotransporter-associated beta strand repeat-containing protein, with translation MPTTTRAQNATWTGAGLGVWNNVLSWTPATVPTGTATFGASLVPAVAFTAGTASTVGTISFIGGANPYVFSIIGGLGLNTSLTLTGTGIQDVSSIPQNFVTSGVVGGTGSLVFQGTSTAAGVNITNNANGITQFTGSSTAGTSTITANAGGSISFTGTSTGGSAQLAVNAGGVLDISGLTSGGMTAGAISGTAGGALHLGANALTLNGNLSTSFGGAIDGAGGALIKNGSGILTLSGNNTFTSGVTLGGGTLIAGSNTALGTGIATLGAGTTLGLGAGISLGNAINLTGSASLDASLGAASLTGDIGGAFALTKTGAGALTLSGNNTFSGGLTLGAGTLVAGSNTAFGTGIATLGVGTTLGLGAGISLGNAINLTGSASLDASLGAASLTGNIGGAFALTKTGANALTLSGNNTFSGGLTLGAGTLIAGSSTALGTGTASLGLGTTLGLGAGVSLGNTINLTGVASLDASLGAASITGNIGGAFALTKTGASALTLSGNNSFASLNLGAGTLVAGSLGALGTGAVTLGGGSELSLGVNGAFNNAINLGAGASGTISVGAGVGATLGGGLNLAAGSTLNLGSAGNSGTLTLNGAGSVVGANVTLSANVGTLKLGDAAAGTLAAGVGGTLNIGAAGTFDLNGLAATAANLTGSGLVSNNGGAAATLSVGAGNFSGILADGTTALGLTKIGAGALTLSGNNTFSGGLTVTGGSLVAGSAGALGLGAIGLGAGTSLGLGAGMTLGNDIALTGAAGLDVATGSAIASGVISGAFGLSKTGAGSLTLTGANTFSGGLSVNGGALVAGSLGALGSGLVTLGAGAELALGVNGSFNNGLSLGAGAAATLSAGASVNAAFGGGLNLGAGGTLNIGSAANTGTLTLNGAGSTIGGNVTLSANFGTLALGDAAAGTLLAGAGGTLNIGAAGHVDLNGIGLTVANLTGTGSLSTGVAGLANVDIGAGIFGGLIADGAGTLALSKTGGGTLALNGANSFSGGVSLTGGTLSLGNSAALGTGNLAMGAGTTLDFGITGLGLGNGIALNGAASLNAGVGISGAVNGVISGAAVLGKTGAGTLALNAANTFSGGVNLTGGTLSIGNSAALGTGNLAMGAGTTLDFGVAGLGLNTNIALNGAASLNAGAGISGALNGVISGAASLAKTGAGTLALNAANTFTGGVNLTGGTLSLGNGAALGTGALAMGGGTTLDFGISGLGLGNNVTLNGAASLNAGVGISGALNGVISGAASLGKTGAGTLALNAANTFTGGVNLTGGTLSLGNSAALGTGALVMGAGTALDLGITGLALGNDVTLNGAASLNAGAGISGALNGVMSGAGSLGKTGLGTLALNAANTFSGGVNVTSGTLSVGNNAALGTGTLALDAGTTLDLGVTGLALGNGIALNGAASLNAGAGITGAVNGVISGAASLGKTGAGTLALNAANTFTGGVNLTGGTLSVGNNASLGTGALAMDAGTTLDLGVTGLALGNNIALNGAASLNAGAGISGALNGVISGAASLGKTGAGTLALNNANTFTGGVNLTGGTLSIGNSASLGTGVLAMDAGTTLDLGVTGLALGNNITLNGAASLNAGAGISGAVNGVISGGGSLGKTGAGTLALNSANTFTGGVNLTGGTLSIGNNASLGTGALTVGGGTTLDLGTTGLVLGNAITLNGAASLNAGAGITGAVNGAISGAGGLTKTGGGTLALNGASTYTGATIVGAGTLQVNGSLGNTATTVAAGGTLGGSGSIGGAVTVASGGNLAGIQGQTLTMGALTLNAGSNVNAALGAPGATPLFNVTGNLTLGGTLNVTDLGGLGAGIYRLMDYGGALTNNGMAVGTVPSGTVAANLSVQTAVTNQVNLVNTGGQTLNFWDGGNVADHNNGVVNGGNGLWNATNDNWTNQNGTLNTPLSPAPAFAIFQGSPGTVTVDNTSGTISVTGMQFAVNGYQVQGDPITLAAAQSIIRVGDGTAAGAGMTATIGSSLTGAATLVKTDLGTLVLNGANTYSGGTTINGGTVVAGNTAALGTGAVTLAASGTALILNASGTFANALNVGGGLDVTIAAGAGLTAALTGGLTLGTGAAPVATLHIGSAGNTGTLGLTGAGGTVVAGLTVSVDAGTFQPLDAAAAAITAGTGSRLNIGAAGTLNLNGIGTTTANLTGNGTITNNGAAAATLVAGMGTFAGIIQDGTGTTALQKDGTGTLALTGANTFTGGVNLTGGTLSVGNNTALGAGALGMAAGTTLDFAATGLALGNAIALNGAASLNTTGGISGAVNGVISGAGNLGKTGTGTLTLNGTNTYSGGTTISGGTVVAGTTTALGTGAVTLAASGTGLTLNASGTFTNALTIGGGLDVTVAAGTGQTADLTGGLTLGTGVTPVGTLHLGSAGNTGTLGLTGAGGTVVAGLTVSVDAGTFRPLDAAAAALTAGTGSTLNVGAAGTLNLNGIGTTTANLTGNGTITNDGAAAATLVIGTGNFAGVIQDGTSTTAVQKDGTGALALTGANTFTGGVSLTGGALSAGNNAALGSGALTMGAGTTLDLAANGLALGNAIVLNGAASLNTGAGISGAVNGVVSGAGGLDKTGTGTLALNSTNTYSGGTTITAGTVVAGTTTALGTGAVNLAASGTALTLNASGTFANALTVGGGLDVTIAAGAGQTAALTGGLALGTGTTPVGTLHIGSAGNTGTLGLTGTGGTVVAGLTVSVDAGTFQPLDPAAATLTAGTGSTLNVGAAGTLNLNGIGTTTANLTGSGTITNDGAAAATLIADAGNFAGVIQNGTGTTALQKDGAGTLVLTGTSTFTGPTTINAGTLDVGGSIASSPVTVNAGGTLAGIGTVGTLTAASGSIVAPGSSTGTGSTGTLNVAGNVSLASGSTLAVQFGSNGQTTALAATGTATLSGGTVSVQTVAPLTPNVPYTILTATGGVSGTFGALNGLTASVFLTPQLSFNPTSAFVTLNFNGVPFASVAQTPNQTSVAAAVQSLGFGNPVAAAVLSSSAAQARQAFDLLSGEIHPSASSVLIDESYQVRDAVIDRVRQLTPTTSDLRLATLGPNDPVVPSSQGASGEKRPLYTKAKPIPAVGPESLVYATWAHGFGSWGQIDGRDGLARISRSSGGFISGIDATFNGMWRAGVAAGYSRTSFSVGDRASSGGSDNYHVAAYGGGQIGPWGLRAGVAYTWHDIDTSRAIVFPGFAGTAKASYGAQTTQVFGEVGYSIMAGPVVLEPFAGLAYVHFDTGSFTEGGGAAALTGGRERRDVGYSTLGLHAASSFLMSDSTVLVARGTLGWRSAFGDVTPVTGFAFASGSSPFAVTGVPVARQSAVAEAGLDWKVTRNMLLGVTYSGAVADKAQNHAVQGSFVVKF, from the coding sequence ATGCCGACGACGACGCGCGCGCAAAACGCCACATGGACCGGTGCAGGTCTCGGCGTCTGGAACAACGTGTTGAGCTGGACGCCCGCGACCGTGCCGACCGGCACGGCGACCTTCGGTGCGTCCCTGGTCCCTGCGGTGGCGTTCACGGCTGGCACGGCAAGCACGGTGGGGACGATCTCGTTCATCGGAGGGGCCAATCCCTATGTATTCAGTATCATCGGCGGCCTCGGGCTCAACACCTCGCTCACGCTGACTGGCACCGGCATTCAGGACGTATCGTCCATTCCGCAGAATTTCGTCACCTCGGGTGTCGTGGGCGGTACGGGCAGCCTTGTCTTTCAAGGCACCAGCACCGCGGCGGGTGTCAACATCACCAACAATGCGAACGGCATCACGCAGTTTACCGGGTCAAGCACCGCCGGTACGTCGACCATCACCGCCAACGCCGGCGGCAGCATCTCGTTCACGGGCACCAGCACCGGTGGCAGCGCGCAATTGGCCGTCAATGCCGGCGGTGTCCTCGACATCTCCGGCCTGACCTCCGGCGGCATGACCGCCGGCGCGATCTCGGGAACCGCGGGCGGTGCGCTTCATCTCGGCGCGAATGCTCTCACCCTCAACGGCAATCTCAGCACCAGCTTTGGCGGCGCGATCGATGGAGCCGGCGGGGCGTTGATCAAGAACGGCTCCGGCATCTTGACGCTGTCGGGCAACAATACGTTCACAAGCGGCGTCACGCTTGGAGGTGGAACGCTCATCGCCGGCAGCAACACGGCGCTCGGCACCGGCATTGCAACGCTTGGGGCAGGGACGACGCTGGGGCTTGGCGCCGGCATCAGCCTCGGCAATGCGATCAACCTGACCGGTTCGGCATCGCTCGACGCCTCCCTCGGCGCGGCCAGTCTCACCGGCGATATCGGCGGCGCGTTTGCCCTGACCAAGACCGGAGCGGGCGCACTGACGCTGTCGGGCAACAACACGTTCAGCGGTGGCCTGACACTCGGTGCGGGCACACTGGTCGCCGGGAGCAACACAGCGTTCGGCACCGGCATCGCAACGCTTGGTGTGGGGACGACGCTCGGGCTTGGCGCCGGCATCAGCCTCGGCAACGCGATCAACCTGACGGGCTCGGCCTCGCTCGACGCCTCCCTCGGCGCGGCCAGTCTCACCGGCAACATCGGCGGCGCGTTCGCTCTGACCAAGACCGGCGCAAATGCACTGACACTGTCGGGCAACAACACCTTCAGCGGTGGCCTGACGCTTGGCGCGGGCACGCTCATTGCCGGCAGCAGTACGGCGCTCGGCACCGGCACGGCATCGCTTGGTCTGGGAACGACGCTGGGGCTTGGCGCCGGCGTCAGCCTTGGCAATACGATCAACCTCACTGGCGTCGCCTCGCTCGATGCGTCCCTTGGTGCGGCCAGCATCACCGGCAATATCGGCGGTGCGTTCGCCTTGACCAAGACCGGTGCGAGCGCATTGACGCTGTCAGGCAACAACAGCTTTGCCAGCCTGAATCTTGGTGCAGGCACGCTGGTGGCGGGCAGCCTGGGCGCTCTTGGTACCGGTGCCGTCACCCTCGGCGGCGGCTCGGAATTGTCGCTGGGCGTCAACGGCGCCTTCAACAACGCTATCAATCTTGGAGCCGGCGCGTCCGGTACCATCTCGGTTGGTGCCGGGGTCGGAGCCACCCTGGGAGGCGGACTCAATCTCGCGGCAGGCAGCACGCTCAATCTTGGATCGGCCGGAAACTCCGGCACGCTCACCTTGAACGGCGCAGGCTCGGTGGTCGGCGCCAACGTGACGCTGTCGGCAAATGTCGGCACCCTGAAGCTGGGAGACGCGGCCGCGGGAACGCTCGCCGCCGGCGTCGGCGGCACGCTCAATATTGGTGCCGCCGGGACATTCGATCTCAACGGCCTGGCCGCCACCGCGGCCAATCTCACCGGCAGCGGTCTCGTGAGCAACAACGGTGGTGCGGCTGCGACCCTGTCGGTTGGCGCCGGCAATTTTTCCGGCATCCTGGCCGATGGCACGACCGCGCTTGGCTTGACCAAGATCGGTGCTGGCGCGCTGACCCTGTCGGGTAACAACACCTTTAGCGGCGGTCTCACCGTCACCGGTGGCTCGCTGGTCGCAGGCAGCGCGGGGGCGCTGGGCCTGGGAGCGATCGGGCTTGGGGCCGGCACGTCGCTCGGTTTGGGCGCGGGCATGACGCTCGGCAACGACATCGCACTCACCGGTGCGGCCGGCCTCGATGTCGCGACAGGCTCTGCGATCGCCAGTGGCGTGATTTCCGGTGCGTTCGGCTTGTCCAAGACCGGCGCCGGATCATTGACCCTCACCGGTGCGAACACCTTCTCGGGCGGTTTGTCCGTCAATGGCGGCGCACTGGTGGCCGGAAGTCTGGGCGCGCTCGGCAGCGGGCTCGTGACACTCGGCGCGGGCGCAGAGCTTGCGCTCGGTGTCAATGGCAGTTTCAACAACGGGCTGAGCCTCGGCGCCGGCGCCGCAGCCACGCTATCGGCTGGCGCCAGCGTCAATGCGGCCTTCGGAGGCGGTTTGAACCTCGGTGCGGGCGGCACACTCAACATCGGTTCGGCGGCGAACACTGGAACGCTGACGCTGAACGGTGCCGGCTCGACGATTGGCGGCAATGTCACCCTGTCGGCCAATTTCGGCACATTGGCCCTGGGCGATGCGGCAGCCGGGACGCTTCTCGCCGGTGCGGGCGGCACGCTCAATATCGGAGCGGCCGGTCATGTCGACCTCAACGGCATTGGGTTGACGGTGGCCAATCTGACCGGCACCGGCTCACTCAGCACCGGTGTCGCTGGTCTCGCCAACGTCGATATCGGCGCCGGCATTTTCGGCGGTCTGATTGCGGACGGTGCCGGCACGCTCGCGCTGAGCAAGACCGGCGGCGGCACGCTGGCGCTCAATGGCGCGAACAGCTTCAGCGGCGGGGTCAGCTTGACCGGCGGCACCCTGAGCCTCGGCAACAGCGCGGCACTCGGAACCGGCAACTTGGCCATGGGCGCCGGCACCACGCTGGACTTCGGCATCACCGGCCTCGGGCTTGGCAACGGCATCGCGCTCAACGGCGCAGCCTCGCTCAATGCCGGCGTCGGAATCAGCGGTGCAGTGAATGGCGTCATCTCCGGCGCGGCTGTGCTTGGCAAGACCGGCGCCGGCACACTGGCGCTCAATGCGGCGAACACCTTCAGCGGTGGCGTCAACCTGACCGGCGGCACGCTGAGCATCGGCAACAGCGCCGCACTCGGTACTGGTAATCTTGCCATGGGTGCCGGCACCACGCTCGACTTCGGCGTCGCCGGTCTTGGACTCAACACCAACATCGCACTCAATGGGGCGGCCTCGCTCAATGCAGGTGCAGGCATCAGCGGCGCCTTGAACGGTGTGATTTCCGGCGCGGCCTCTTTGGCCAAGACGGGCGCGGGAACCCTCGCACTCAATGCCGCGAACACGTTTACCGGCGGGGTCAATCTGACCGGCGGTACGCTGAGCCTCGGCAACGGCGCCGCGCTCGGCACCGGCGCGCTGGCGATGGGGGGCGGTACCACACTCGACTTCGGCATCAGTGGCCTTGGACTCGGCAACAACGTCACACTTAATGGGGCAGCCTCGCTCAATGCCGGCGTCGGTATCAGCGGTGCGCTGAACGGCGTCATCTCCGGGGCGGCCTCGCTCGGCAAGACCGGCGCCGGCACGCTCGCGCTCAATGCCGCGAACACGTTCACGGGCGGAGTCAATCTGACCGGCGGCACCCTGAGCCTCGGCAACAGTGCCGCGCTCGGTACCGGCGCCCTGGTCATGGGGGCCGGCACCGCGCTCGACCTCGGCATCACCGGCCTCGCGCTCGGCAATGATGTGACGCTCAATGGTGCGGCCTCGCTCAACGCGGGCGCAGGGATCAGCGGCGCGTTGAACGGCGTGATGTCGGGCGCAGGCTCGCTTGGCAAGACCGGTCTCGGGACGCTTGCGCTCAACGCGGCGAATACCTTCAGCGGCGGTGTCAATGTGACCAGCGGCACCCTCAGTGTCGGTAACAATGCGGCGCTCGGCACAGGCACTCTTGCCCTTGATGCCGGCACCACCCTCGACCTCGGCGTTACCGGTCTTGCGCTGGGCAATGGCATCGCGCTCAACGGCGCGGCCTCGCTGAATGCGGGGGCGGGCATCACCGGCGCCGTGAACGGCGTCATCTCCGGGGCGGCCTCGCTTGGCAAGACCGGCGCCGGCACGCTCGCGCTCAATGCCGCGAACACGTTCACGGGCGGAGTCAATCTGACCGGCGGCACGCTCAGTGTCGGCAACAATGCGTCGCTCGGTACCGGCGCGCTTGCCATGGATGCCGGCACCACCCTCGATCTCGGCGTCACCGGTCTCGCACTCGGCAACAATATCGCGCTCAACGGCGCTGCCTCGCTCAACGCGGGAGCAGGCATCAGCGGTGCGCTCAATGGCGTCATCTCCGGGGCGGCGTCGCTCGGCAAGACAGGCGCCGGCACGCTTGCGCTCAACAACGCGAACACCTTCACGGGCGGCGTCAATCTGACTGGCGGCACACTCAGCATCGGCAATAGCGCCTCGCTTGGCACCGGCGTGCTCGCCATGGATGCCGGCACCACGCTCGATCTCGGCGTCACCGGGCTTGCGCTCGGTAACAACATCACACTCAACGGTGCAGCGTCGCTGAACGCAGGGGCCGGGATCAGCGGCGCCGTGAACGGCGTCATCTCCGGGGGCGGAAGCCTGGGGAAGACCGGCGCCGGCACGCTCGCGCTCAACAGCGCAAACACCTTCACCGGCGGCGTCAACCTGACCGGCGGCACACTCAGCATCGGCAACAATGCGTCGCTGGGCACCGGCGCGCTGACCGTGGGCGGCGGCACCACGCTCGACCTCGGCACGACCGGTCTTGTTTTGGGCAACGCAATCACCCTGAACGGAGCCGCCTCGCTGAATGCGGGGGCCGGAATCACGGGCGCCGTGAACGGCGCCATCTCCGGCGCCGGGGGCTTGACCAAGACAGGCGGGGGGACACTCGCGCTCAATGGCGCCAGCACCTACACCGGCGCAACCATCGTCGGCGCCGGCACGCTCCAGGTCAATGGCTCGCTCGGCAACACTGCGACGACAGTCGCCGCCGGCGGGACGCTGGGTGGGTCCGGCTCGATCGGCGGAGCCGTTACCGTCGCAAGCGGCGGCAACCTGGCCGGCATCCAGGGCCAGACCCTGACCATGGGCGCGCTCACACTGAACGCAGGATCGAACGTAAACGCCGCACTCGGTGCGCCCGGCGCAACACCGCTGTTCAATGTGACGGGCAATCTCACCCTCGGCGGCACGCTCAATGTCACCGACCTGGGCGGACTCGGCGCCGGCATCTACCGCTTGATGGATTATGGTGGGGCCCTTACCAACAACGGCATGGCCGTCGGGACAGTGCCGAGCGGCACCGTGGCTGCCAACCTTTCGGTGCAGACCGCCGTCACCAACCAGGTCAATCTCGTCAATACCGGCGGCCAGACCCTGAATTTCTGGGACGGCGGCAATGTCGCCGATCACAACAACGGCGTCGTCAATGGCGGCAACGGTCTGTGGAACGCGACCAACGACAACTGGACCAATCAGAACGGAACGCTGAATACCCCGCTCAGCCCAGCTCCCGCCTTTGCCATCTTCCAGGGCTCGCCCGGCACCGTGACGGTCGACAACACCTCCGGCACTATCAGCGTCACCGGGATGCAGTTCGCGGTGAATGGCTATCAGGTGCAGGGCGATCCGATCACGCTGGCGGCTGCGCAGAGCATCATCCGTGTCGGCGACGGCACCGCCGCCGGTGCGGGCATGACGGCGACTATCGGCTCGTCGCTCACCGGAGCCGCTACTCTGGTGAAGACGGACCTCGGCACGCTCGTTCTCAATGGCGCCAACACCTATTCGGGCGGCACCACCATCAATGGCGGCACCGTTGTCGCCGGCAACACGGCGGCGCTCGGCACCGGTGCGGTGACCCTTGCGGCCAGCGGTACGGCGCTGATCCTGAATGCCAGCGGTACTTTCGCCAATGCACTCAATGTCGGCGGCGGCCTCGACGTCACCATCGCCGCCGGCGCCGGCCTGACCGCCGCGCTGACGGGCGGCCTGACGCTCGGCACCGGCGCCGCGCCGGTCGCCACCCTGCATATCGGCTCGGCCGGCAACACCGGCACTCTGGGCTTGACCGGGGCAGGCGGGACCGTGGTTGCAGGTCTGACGGTCTCGGTGGATGCCGGCACCTTCCAACCGCTCGATGCCGCGGCCGCAGCGATCACCGCCGGCACCGGCAGCAGGCTGAACATCGGAGCGGCCGGCACGCTGAACCTGAACGGTATCGGCACCACCACCGCCAATCTCACGGGTAACGGCACCATCACAAACAATGGTGCCGCGGCGGCAACGCTTGTCGCCGGCATGGGCACCTTCGCCGGCATCATCCAGGACGGCACCGGGACGACGGCGCTGCAGAAGGACGGTACCGGCACACTCGCACTCACCGGTGCGAACACCTTTACCGGCGGGGTCAACCTGACCGGCGGCACGTTGAGTGTCGGCAACAACACGGCGCTCGGCGCCGGTGCCCTGGGCATGGCAGCGGGCACCACGCTCGACTTCGCCGCGACCGGCCTTGCGCTCGGCAACGCCATCGCACTCAACGGCGCGGCCTCGCTCAACACGACCGGCGGCATCAGCGGCGCCGTGAACGGCGTTATCTCGGGGGCGGGCAATCTCGGCAAGACCGGAACGGGTACGCTCACACTCAATGGCACCAATACTTATTCGGGCGGGACCACCATCAGTGGTGGCACCGTTGTCGCTGGCACCACGACGGCACTCGGCACCGGTGCCGTGACGCTTGCAGCCAGTGGCACCGGACTGACACTCAACGCCAGCGGCACTTTCACCAATGCGCTCACTATCGGTGGCGGCCTTGACGTCACCGTTGCCGCCGGCACCGGTCAGACGGCGGACCTGACAGGCGGGCTGACACTCGGCACCGGTGTTACGCCGGTCGGCACTCTGCATCTTGGCTCCGCCGGCAACACCGGCACATTGGGATTGACCGGGGCAGGCGGTACGGTGGTTGCGGGCCTGACGGTGTCGGTGGATGCTGGCACCTTCCGGCCACTCGATGCCGCAGCCGCGGCACTCACAGCCGGCACCGGCAGCACACTGAATGTTGGTGCGGCCGGCACACTGAACCTGAACGGCATCGGCACCACCACTGCCAACCTCACCGGCAACGGCACGATCACCAACGACGGCGCTGCCGCGGCAACGCTTGTCATCGGCACCGGCAACTTCGCCGGCGTCATCCAGGACGGCACCAGCACGACTGCGGTGCAGAAGGATGGCACCGGTGCGCTCGCGCTGACCGGCGCGAACACCTTCACCGGCGGGGTCAGTCTGACCGGCGGCGCGCTGAGCGCCGGCAACAACGCGGCGCTCGGCAGCGGTGCGCTGACCATGGGGGCGGGAACTACGCTTGATCTTGCTGCTAACGGTCTGGCCCTCGGCAACGCCATCGTGCTCAACGGTGCGGCCTCGCTCAACACAGGTGCAGGGATCAGCGGCGCGGTGAACGGCGTCGTTTCGGGTGCAGGCGGTCTGGATAAGACCGGAACGGGCACACTCGCCCTCAACAGCACCAACACCTATTCCGGCGGCACCACCATCACAGCCGGCACCGTTGTTGCCGGCACCACGACGGCGCTCGGCACCGGTGCGGTCAACTTGGCCGCCAGCGGCACTGCGCTGACCCTCAACGCCAGCGGCACCTTCGCCAATGCGCTCACGGTCGGCGGCGGCCTCGACGTCACCATTGCGGCCGGTGCAGGCCAGACGGCAGCGCTGACGGGCGGACTGGCGCTCGGCACCGGCACCACGCCGGTCGGCACCCTGCATATCGGTTCGGCCGGCAACACCGGCACACTGGGATTGACCGGGACAGGCGGGACGGTGGTTGCGGGACTGACGGTGTCGGTGGATGCCGGCACCTTCCAGCCACTCGATCCCGCGGCCGCGACGCTGACCGCCGGCACTGGCAGCACCCTGAATGTTGGAGCCGCGGGCACGCTCAATTTGAACGGCATCGGCACCACCACTGCCAATCTCACGGGCAGCGGCACGATCACCAACGACGGTGCCGCGGCGGCGACGCTTATCGCCGACGCTGGTAACTTCGCTGGTGTCATCCAGAACGGCACCGGCACCACGGCGCTGCAAAAGGACGGCGCCGGCACACTTGTTTTGACCGGTACAAGCACCTTCACGGGGCCGACCACCATCAACGCCGGAACACTCGATGTCGGCGGCTCCATCGCAAGCTCGCCGGTGACCGTGAACGCGGGTGGCACGCTGGCAGGCATCGGCACGGTCGGCACACTGACCGCGGCGAGCGGCAGCATCGTGGCGCCCGGCAGTTCGACAGGCACCGGAAGCACCGGCACCCTCAACGTTGCGGGCAATGTGTCCCTGGCCTCGGGATCGACCCTCGCGGTTCAATTCGGCAGCAATGGCCAGACCACCGCGCTTGCGGCCACGGGGACCGCCACGCTGTCCGGCGGCACCGTGAGTGTGCAGACGGTGGCGCCTCTGACGCCGAATGTGCCGTACACGATCCTGACCGCGACAGGCGGCGTAAGCGGAACCTTTGGAGCTCTGAACGGGCTGACGGCTTCGGTCTTCCTCACTCCGCAATTGTCCTTCAATCCGACCAGTGCGTTCGTGACGCTCAACTTCAACGGCGTGCCGTTTGCGAGTGTCGCCCAGACGCCGAACCAGACGTCGGTCGCCGCTGCGGTCCAGTCGCTCGGCTTCGGCAATCCGGTCGCGGCCGCCGTCCTCTCCAGCTCGGCAGCCCAGGCGCGGCAGGCCTTCGATCTGCTCTCGGGAGAGATTCATCCCAGTGCATCGAGCGTCCTGATCGACGAGTCCTATCAGGTCCGCGACGCTGTGATCGACCGTGTCCGCCAGTTGACGCCGACCACGTCGGATTTGCGGCTTGCGACGCTTGGACCGAACGATCCCGTGGTGCCATCAAGTCAGGGCGCGAGCGGCGAGAAGCGGCCGCTCTACACCAAGGCGAAGCCGATCCCTGCGGTCGGGCCGGAAAGTCTGGTCTACGCAACCTGGGCCCACGGGTTTGGCTCGTGGGGCCAAATCGATGGCCGCGACGGTCTCGCGCGGATCAGTCGTTCGAGCGGTGGTTTCATCTCGGGCATCGATGCCACCTTCAACGGGATGTGGCGCGCAGGTGTTGCGGCGGGTTATTCGCGCACGTCCTTCAGTGTTGGCGATCGCGCGTCGTCGGGTGGCAGCGATAACTATCACGTTGCCGCTTATGGCGGCGGCCAGATCGGGCCGTGGGGCTTGCGGGCTGGCGTCGCCTACACCTGGCACGACATCGACACCAGCCGCGCGATTGTGTTCCCCGGTTTTGCCGGGACGGCAAAGGCAAGCTACGGCGCGCAGACCACGCAGGTGTTTGGCGAAGTCGGCTACAGCATCATGGCAGGCCCCGTTGTCCTGGAGCCGTTCGCCGGGCTGGCTTATGTCCACTTTGACACCGGCTCCTTCACCGAGGGTGGCGGCGCGGCCGCGCTTACCGGCGGCCGGGAACGTCGCGACGTCGGCTACAGCACGCTGGGCCTGCATGCCGCAAGCAGCTTCCTGATGAGCGACTCGACGGTGCTGGTGGCCCGTGGCACGCTCGGCTGGCGCTCCGCGTTCGGCGATGTGACGCCGGTCACCGGTTTCGCTTTCGCCAGCGGCAGTTCGCCGTTCGCGGTGACCGGTGTTCCGGTCGCGCGCCAGAGCGCTGTTGCAGAAGCCGGTCTCGACTGGAAGGTCACGCGCAACATGTTGCTGGGCGTGACCTACAGCGGTGCCGTGGCCGACAAGGCGCAAAACCACGCCGTCCAGGGCAGCTTCGTCGTCAAGTTCTAA
- a CDS encoding DUF3828 domain-containing protein produces MSFDRRAILSGLLIVLAALCTTSVAQSATATDRRDPAAIVTWIYRDAGKPSAPADDAKNIILWDSNRKRMKIFSQSLMAQWAKADKRASGDAVIDFDPVSNSQDPDIKSVAIAAKSSSSNRATIAATLTPTGRRVNATTDVVRCDFVRDGDEWKIDNMRGHAGSQSWAIRDMLAHALRN; encoded by the coding sequence ATGTCATTCGACCGCCGCGCCATCCTCAGCGGCTTGCTCATCGTTTTGGCCGCACTCTGCACAACGTCGGTGGCGCAATCAGCGACGGCAACCGACCGGCGCGACCCCGCCGCGATCGTGACCTGGATCTATCGAGACGCCGGAAAGCCGTCTGCGCCGGCAGACGATGCGAAGAACATCATCCTGTGGGACAGCAACCGCAAGCGCATGAAGATTTTCTCACAGTCGCTGATGGCGCAGTGGGCGAAAGCCGATAAGCGCGCCAGCGGCGATGCGGTGATCGACTTCGATCCCGTCAGCAACTCGCAGGATCCCGACATCAAGTCGGTCGCGATCGCCGCGAAGTCGTCATCCAGCAATCGCGCGACCATCGCCGCGACACTGACACCGACCGGCCGGCGCGTGAATGCGACCACCGATGTGGTGCGCTGTGACTTCGTGCGCGACGGTGATGAATGGAAGATCGACAACATGCGCGGGCACGCTGGATCGCAATCGTGGGCGATCAGAGACATGCTCGCGCACGCACTCCGCAACTAG
- a CDS encoding SPW repeat protein, giving the protein MLNLRFFSTHRPWEDWLGMLAGLLIALSPWFASQIDHRVIVANAFIVGVLVFFLAQLEYVVLQRWEEVAEAGLGIWLTISPYVFGYAGEGLLRYWHSSLGGVVILLAALKLWQDWELSDDDLARHGQ; this is encoded by the coding sequence ATGTTGAACCTGCGTTTCTTCAGTACTCATCGTCCGTGGGAAGACTGGCTGGGCATGCTGGCTGGCCTTCTGATCGCGTTGTCGCCCTGGTTCGCCAGCCAGATCGACCATCGTGTAATCGTCGCCAATGCCTTCATTGTCGGCGTCCTGGTGTTCTTCCTGGCGCAGCTCGAATACGTCGTGCTGCAGCGCTGGGAAGAGGTGGCGGAAGCCGGTCTCGGCATCTGGCTCACCATCTCGCCTTACGTGTTCGGCTATGCCGGCGAGGGATTGCTGCGCTACTGGCACTCCAGTCTTGGTGGCGTAGTGATCCTGCTGGCGGCGTTGAAGCTCTGGCAGGACTGGGAGCTGAGCGACGACGATCTGGCCCGTCACGGGCAGTAG